The Deinococcus metallilatus genome segment GAGGGGGTGCCACAGCCACACCGCCCGCCCCGCCCGGACGGTGGAATGCGCGGTGAGGCCCCGCTCCAGAAAGTAGCCCTCGCCTACCGCCGCCAGCACGTCGAGCGCATGGGCGTGGGCCGTGCGGGCGGCGCTGCCCGGCGCGGGGGGACGGGCGAAGGCGGCGACCGCCACCACGATCAGCTCACTGTCGCCTGGCCCACCTTCCGGTTTGGCGCCGGAGAGCAGCGCGTCCAGCGTTCTTTCCCCCACCCGCCGCCGCGCCGCGCCCGCCGCCGCCGACTGCAACCGGGCGAGCAGCGCGTATTCCGCCGCGACCGGCACCAGGGCCGCCCACACTTCCGGCACCGCCAGCGTCAGCGTCCCGACATGCCGTTCCCCGCTCGCGTCCCCGTGTGAGAGGCGCACCGTGACGGGTGGCCCCGCCGCACGCCCCGCCGACGCGACCACGTCCCCCCAGCTCGCCCGAATCTCCACGAAACCACCGGTCAGCCGCGCGAGCAACGCCGTAAGTTCGCGCTCGGGTTGAGCGCCAACCACCGCTTTCCGCAGCGCCGTGAGCAACGCGGCGACCCCCGGCAGGGCCAGCGTCTCGGGTGGCGGGAGGTCGGGAAGAGGGGGCATTTGTTCAAAAGTACAGCAGAAGCCTCTCGGATTCACCTTTCGCACCATTTCGCCCCCGGCCAGTGCGACCTATGCTGAAGGACCGACAACCCGCTCTCAGGCTTTTCTCGCCCTCCCGCCGGAGGTCCCATGAACGGAGTCCACGCTTGAAACTTGCGCGCTTTATCGCCGGGGGCCGCTCTCTGAACGGTCACCTGCAAGACGGCCAACTGATCGACCCCGCTGGCGTCGCCCACGACCCGGACGCCGTGCAGTTCCGCCTGCCGGTGGACCCGCCAAAAGTCATCGCGCTCGCCCTGAACTACAACGACCACGCGGGCGAACTCGGCCTGACGCAGCCCAAGGAACCGGCCCTGTTCTGGAAGCCGAACACCACGCTGCTGCCGCACCGGGGCACCGTGATCTACCCGCGCGGCGCCGAATTCATGCACTACGAGGTCGAACTCGGCGTGATCATCGGGCGCGACGCCCGCCGGGTGAAGGCGCAGGACGCGATGGATTATGTCGGCGGCTACACCATCGGCAACGACTTGGTGGTGCGCGACTACGTGACCAACACCTTCCGCCCGCCCCTGCGCGGCAAGGGCTGGGATACTTTCGGTCCCCTCGGCCCCTACTACGTGACCGCCGACGAGATCAAAGACCCCCACGACCTCACGCTCACCGCACACGTGAACGGCGAACTGCGGCAGGAAGGCAGCACGCGCGACATGATCTTCGGGATTCCCGAGCTGATCGAACACATCAGCCGCTTCATGACGCTGCAAAAGGACGACGTGATTCTGACCGGGACGCCGAAAGGCATCAGCCACGTGCGCCCAGGCGACGTGATGCGGCTGGAGGTCGAGGGCCTGGGCGTGCTGGAAAACGACATTCAGGAAGAAGACGAGGCCGCCGAGCCGATCAAGGGCAAGGAAAGCAAGGAAGGCGAGTGGGACGGGCGGTGAACGAGCTGGGGGCGTCAGGGAAACGGGAAGCGGCGCTCATGCGGCGGGGCGAAGCTGCGGGCATGAAGCTGAAACCTGTTCTGACGCTGGGGCTGGCGCTGTCCGGCCTCGCCCTGGCCGCGCCGCAGCGGTACGAGATGCAGTCGTACGTGAATTCGGTCAAGAAGTGGGAGCCTGCCTTCGCCTGGTGCGACGCACCCGACCGGGTTCTGGCCGTGACGCGGCCCGCCAGCACTGACCCGAACGAGGTGCAACCCGTCACCTTCATGCGCTGGCTGAAGCGGAATCCCGGTCAGCCCTACATCGCCCAATACCTGCTGGGGCCGAGCGAGGGCGCGGCGGGCACCGTCTACACCTCCCTGATTCCTCCCGGACGCACGCCACACAGTGAGGCGACCCCGCAGTCCTTCGTCAGCATCAGCAACGTGGAAAACGTCATTGACCCCGCCTACCGCATGACGCATGTGAACGAGTTCAAGCTGGACGGCAAAAGCTATCGCTGCCGCTACGTACCCCAGGCCGCCTTCATGGGCGCAACGAACAAGCGCACGGTGATTGTCTGGGACAACGGCAGGGCGGCCACCTACGCCACGCGGAACTTTGACGGGACGCCGGGCGTGTACGTGACGGGGGGGCAGAAGCGCCAGCAGGCGGAAGCCACGGTCTACGAGTTCAAGACGGGGGACGGCTACACCTATCAGCTCAAGATTGCCCCTCAGGAGTACAGCGGAAATGCCGAGCTTTCCGTCCTCCGGCAGGGGCAGGTTATCCAGACCGAACCCTTCCTCGCCTACTCCATCAGTCTTCCTGCCAAGGGACAACCGTGAAGATTACCGACGTCACCCTGTACACCCGCAACCTGAGCGCACAGCGGGCCTTTTATGGGGACGTTCTCGGTTTCCCGGTCGCCTCGTCGAGCGAGGAGGCCGTCACCTTCCAGATCGGGCAGACACGGCTCACGCTGAGGCAGGATACCGACCTCGGCGGGGTGTACCATTTCGCCTTCAACGTTCCGGAGAACCGTTTCGCGCAGGCGCGGGCGTGGCTGGAGGAACGGGTGGCGCTGCTGGCGGACGAGGCGGGCGAGATGACCTTCCATTCCGACGACTGGGACGCAGACCTCGCCTACTTTCAGGACGCGGACGGCAACATCGTCGAATTCATAGCGCGGCATTCGCTCCCCGCCCCCGCCGGTACAGGCTTCAGCGTGGAGGATGTGTCGGGCGTCAGCGAACTGGGGCTGCCCGTCCCCAGCGTCTCCGGGGCCGTGCGTGACCTCCGCGAGCGATTTGAACTCCCTCTGTATGGGGAGACATCGGAGACGTTCGCCCCTCTCGGGGATGAAGAGGGCCTGCTGATCGTCGTCCCAGTCGGACGAGGCTGGTTCCCGACGGGAACACCGGCCCAGTCCCTGCCTTTCCATCTGCTTGCCCGAACGCAAAGCGGCGTTCTCGAACTCAAGGAGGAACCATGACTCAAACTGTGAACCCCAACCAGGAACAGGCCCGCGAACTGCGGGAGCGCACGCGGCGGCAGGGCCTGCGCCACTTCATCGGCGGCGAGTGGGTGGACTCTAGAAGCGGCGAGACGTTCGAGACGCACACGCCGACCGACAATTCCGTGTTGGCGACGGTGGCGAGCGGGGACGCGGCAGACATTGACCGGGCTGCCCGCGCCGCCTACGACGCCTTCGGGCAGTGGCGCGAGGTGAGCGGGCAGGAACGCCGCAAGCTTCTGCACCGCGTCGCGGACCTGATTGAAGCCCGCGCGCAGGAAATCGCCCTGCTGGAGAGTGTAGACACCGGGCAGGCCATCCGCTTCATGAAGTCGGCGGCGGCGCGTGGGGCGGAAAACTTCCGTTTCTTCGCGGACCGCGCGCCCAGTGCGGCGGACGGGCAGAGCCTCCCCGCGCCCGGCTTCCTGAACTACACGCTGCGTCAGCCCATCGGCCCGGTGGGGGTGATCACGCCCTGGAACACGCCTTTCATGCTGTCCACCTGGAAGATCGCCCCGGCGCTGGCCGCAGGCTGTACCGTCGTCCACAAGCCCGCCGAGTGGAGTCCGGTCACGGCCACGCTGCTGGCCGAAATCATGGACGAGGCGGGGCTTCCCAGGGGCGTGGTGAACCTCGTCCACGGCTACGGGGAAACGGCAGGTAAGGCGCTGACCGAGCATCCGCTGATCAAGGCGATTGCCTTCGTGGGTGAGACGACCACCGGCAGCCTGATCATGCGGCAGGGCGCGGACACGCTGAAGCGAGTTCACTTTGAGCTGGGCGGCAAGAACCCGGTGGTGGTGTTCGACGACGCCGACCTCGACAAAGCCCTGGATGCCGTGGTCTTCATGATCTATAGCCTGAACGGCGAACGCTGCACCAGCAGCAGCCGCGTGCTGATTCAGGAAGGCATCTACGACGAATTCACCGCCCGGATTGCCGAGCGCGCGAAGAACATCCGCGTGGGCGATCCCCTCAACCCGAACACCGAGATCGGCCCGCTGGTGCACCCCCGCCACTTCGAGAAGGTGATGAGCTACTTCGACAAGGCCCGCGAGGACGGCGCCACCATCGCGGCGGGCGGCGAGCGTGTGGGTGAGGACGGCAATTTCGTCTCCGCCACCCTCTTCACCGGCGCGCGCAACGACATGCGGATCGCCCAGGAGGAAATCTTCGGCCCCGTCCTGACCGCCATCCCCTTCCGCGACGAGGCCGACGCCCTGGCCCTCGCCAACGGCGTGAAGTACGGGCTGGCCGGGTACCTCTGGACGAACGACCTCACCCGCGCGCACCGCTTCGCGCAGGCCCTCGAAGCCGGGATGGTCTGGGTGAACAGCGAGAACGTGCGCCACCTGCCCACCCCTTTTGGCGGCGTGAAGGACAGCGGCATCGGGCGCGACGGTGGTGACTACTCCTTCGACTTCTACATGGAGACGAAGAATATTGCGATTTCGCTGGGCACTCACAAGACGGCGAAATTGGGGGTGGGGCAGCCGGTGAAGGTGGATAAGAGCGAGGTGGAGGGGTGAGCGAAATCCACCGCCTCCTCATCACCGGAGCCGCCGGTCAGATCGGTTCCGCCCTCCGCGAAGGCTTACGCGGCCACTTCCCCATCATCCGCCTGACGGATAGCCGTGACCTGGGCAAGGCGCAGACAGGCGAGGAACTCGTGCGCGCCGACCTCACCAACTTTGGCGAGGTGCGCGCAGCAATGGAGGGCGTGGACGCCGTCATTCACCTGGGCGGCATCCCCGACGAGGACACCTATGAGCCCATCCGCGCCGTGAACATGGACGGCACGTATCACGTGCTGGAGGCGGCGCGGCAGGCGGGCGTGAAACGCATAGCCTTCGCGTCCAGCATTCACACCGTCGGTTTCTATCCCCGCTCGGAGAAGGTCAGCCCCGACATGCCCGTCCGCCCCGACACGTACTACGGCGTCAGCAAGGTCTTCGGGGAGGCGCTGGGCCGCATGTACTGGGAAAAGCACGGGCTGGAGTTCGTGGGCGTCCGCATCTGCTCCTTCCAGCCGAGGCCCAAAGACGCCCGGCACCTCAGCACTTGGCTCAGCCCGCGCGACGCCGCGCAGCTTTTTGAAAAGGCCGTGACCGCGCCGGACGTGGGCTTCCTGATCGTCGCGGGCATCAGCGGCAACACCCGCCGCTGGATGACCGAGGACGGCTGGGACCGGCTGGGCTATGTGCCGCAGGACAACGCCGAAGCCTACGCGGCGGAGGTGGAGCATATCCACGGCGACCCGGAGAACATCACGGAGCAGCGGCAGGGCGGGATTTTCGTGGACCCGGCTTACACGGGGCTGGCGAGGAAGTAGCGTGACGGTGCGCCAGTTGCCAGCAGGGCATGGGGACTTGACCCGCCTCGTTCGCAAATGGGGCGATGCGAACACCATTGGGCAGTATCTGGATCTGATGGACTTCATTCTGGACGCCCTTGAACTCCCCAACGGCGATCCGCGCCTGGTGACCAGCACGCCCAGAACCAACGGCAGGTACAGTCTGCCTCTCACTGTGGGGATGAGGTACATTCTCGCGTTCCATAAGTCGAGGGAATCCGCTTTCCTAATTCTGCCCAGGCACTACGAGCG includes the following:
- a CDS encoding PucR family transcriptional regulator, with the protein product MPPLPDLPPPETLALPGVAALLTALRKAVVGAQPERELTALLARLTGGFVEIRASWGDVVASAGRAAGPPVTVRLSHGDASGERHVGTLTLAVPEVWAALVPVAAEYALLARLQSAAAGAARRRVGERTLDALLSGAKPEGGPGDSELIVVAVAAFARPPAPGSAARTAHAHALDVLAAVGEGYFLERGLTAHSTVRAGRAVWLWHPLQPEREARDLHAALTASTAQDVRLGVSGTHAGTLSARDAEREARHALAATREERAFTTYHTMDPLYALLAGGALGTLRDQVRARLAALDDGGRVEATLRAYLDFSGPLPDLARRLNIHVNTLRYRLRRAEEALGGHLRDPALVARLYLAFEAEGESGKGEGE
- a CDS encoding fumarylacetoacetate hydrolase family protein encodes the protein MKLARFIAGGRSLNGHLQDGQLIDPAGVAHDPDAVQFRLPVDPPKVIALALNYNDHAGELGLTQPKEPALFWKPNTTLLPHRGTVIYPRGAEFMHYEVELGVIIGRDARRVKAQDAMDYVGGYTIGNDLVVRDYVTNTFRPPLRGKGWDTFGPLGPYYVTADEIKDPHDLTLTAHVNGELRQEGSTRDMIFGIPELIEHISRFMTLQKDDVILTGTPKGISHVRPGDVMRLEVEGLGVLENDIQEEDEAAEPIKGKESKEGEWDGR
- a CDS encoding VOC family protein; protein product: MKITDVTLYTRNLSAQRAFYGDVLGFPVASSSEEAVTFQIGQTRLTLRQDTDLGGVYHFAFNVPENRFAQARAWLEERVALLADEAGEMTFHSDDWDADLAYFQDADGNIVEFIARHSLPAPAGTGFSVEDVSGVSELGLPVPSVSGAVRDLRERFELPLYGETSETFAPLGDEEGLLIVVPVGRGWFPTGTPAQSLPFHLLARTQSGVLELKEEP
- the hpaE gene encoding 5-carboxymethyl-2-hydroxymuconate semialdehyde dehydrogenase codes for the protein MTQTVNPNQEQARELRERTRRQGLRHFIGGEWVDSRSGETFETHTPTDNSVLATVASGDAADIDRAARAAYDAFGQWREVSGQERRKLLHRVADLIEARAQEIALLESVDTGQAIRFMKSAAARGAENFRFFADRAPSAADGQSLPAPGFLNYTLRQPIGPVGVITPWNTPFMLSTWKIAPALAAGCTVVHKPAEWSPVTATLLAEIMDEAGLPRGVVNLVHGYGETAGKALTEHPLIKAIAFVGETTTGSLIMRQGADTLKRVHFELGGKNPVVVFDDADLDKALDAVVFMIYSLNGERCTSSSRVLIQEGIYDEFTARIAERAKNIRVGDPLNPNTEIGPLVHPRHFEKVMSYFDKAREDGATIAAGGERVGEDGNFVSATLFTGARNDMRIAQEEIFGPVLTAIPFRDEADALALANGVKYGLAGYLWTNDLTRAHRFAQALEAGMVWVNSENVRHLPTPFGGVKDSGIGRDGGDYSFDFYMETKNIAISLGTHKTAKLGVGQPVKVDKSEVEG
- a CDS encoding NAD-dependent epimerase/dehydratase family protein is translated as MSEIHRLLITGAAGQIGSALREGLRGHFPIIRLTDSRDLGKAQTGEELVRADLTNFGEVRAAMEGVDAVIHLGGIPDEDTYEPIRAVNMDGTYHVLEAARQAGVKRIAFASSIHTVGFYPRSEKVSPDMPVRPDTYYGVSKVFGEALGRMYWEKHGLEFVGVRICSFQPRPKDARHLSTWLSPRDAAQLFEKAVTAPDVGFLIVAGISGNTRRWMTEDGWDRLGYVPQDNAEAYAAEVEHIHGDPENITEQRQGGIFVDPAYTGLARK